A region from the Sulfurospirillum oryzae genome encodes:
- a CDS encoding cache domain-containing protein yields MKEKRFFLSAALMLFFGLVILFLYDKSISYEEDETRKKQMDALLLTLHNKIEETTKVSLTSSVILAKSPYVIDCLSRQDRNICLHYLLDIRNTMALANVFENARLHLHTKDFKSFMRLWDYSNQTNDDLSTFRHALDKIKQTKHPIKGIEIGRSGMFMRAIAPVFQKGEYVGTIETVVDFKDLNTYFKKDGVEFYVLMKNEYRTIANAVAYNDKLMLDNYTIVNQEINGLNFIKEVNFQGTGFLKRGDNYVLYTPIVDINGEHIGFFVLTWSESLSLASFK; encoded by the coding sequence ATGAAAGAAAAAAGGTTTTTTCTCAGTGCTGCATTGATGCTCTTTTTTGGGCTTGTCATACTTTTTTTGTATGACAAATCGATCTCTTACGAAGAAGATGAAACACGTAAAAAACAGATGGATGCCTTGCTTTTAACCTTGCATAATAAAATCGAAGAGACAACAAAAGTCTCCTTAACCAGTTCGGTTATTTTGGCGAAAAGCCCTTATGTGATTGATTGTTTAAGTAGGCAAGATCGTAATATCTGCTTGCACTATTTATTAGATATCCGAAACACAATGGCGCTTGCCAATGTCTTTGAAAATGCACGTCTGCATCTGCATACTAAAGATTTTAAAAGCTTTATGCGTTTGTGGGATTACAGCAATCAGACCAATGATGATCTTAGCACTTTCCGTCATGCGCTTGATAAAATAAAACAGACAAAACATCCGATCAAAGGGATTGAAATTGGTCGTTCGGGTATGTTTATGCGTGCTATTGCTCCGGTGTTTCAAAAAGGAGAATATGTGGGAACCATCGAAACGGTGGTGGATTTTAAAGATTTGAACACCTACTTTAAAAAGGATGGTGTTGAATTTTATGTACTCATGAAAAATGAGTATCGAACGATTGCTAATGCAGTTGCTTACAATGATAAACTGATGCTAGATAACTACACGATTGTCAATCAAGAGATTAATGGACTCAATTTTATCAAAGAGGTTAATTTTCAAGGAACGGGGTTTTTGAAACGAGGGGACAATTATGTTCTTTACACCCCTATTGTAGACATCAATGGTGAACATATTGGCTTTTTTGTTCTAACATGGAGTGAGAGCCTCTCTCTCGCCTCATTTAAATAA
- a CDS encoding sensor histidine kinase, with protein MLSYNPLRSVLVYTILIMTLFCVPSYFAIQSTIMEEKYKATQEILEWVEAHEKSIFAKESFDIPRSVRFHLNIYDDAHKLMYQGIQQNFDDLNFKVRVIYPFLYYQKEIKTDTELVFLVVEMQLNYAKIIFVTTMLFFIVLFLVYLMSNLFVNSSIYPYQKMQRYMNDFFNDSMHELKTPLGVININVELLSSYVTSSKHLQRIKAATKQMQMTYEDVEYYIKHKKLVYAKEPINLSEYLGLRIAFFEDIAVSKSIVLEYEIEPDMMIYISKVELQRIIDNTLSNAIKYSFFQGKVEINLARKDDEHCVLCFHDYGQGIKDLYKVFQRFEREDSVQGGFGLGLNIVQNICNKNDIDIEIESYENKGSRFTYIFKLDKKKLLDTVDNEATKGEI; from the coding sequence ATGTTATCGTATAATCCACTTCGTTCGGTTTTAGTCTATACCATTCTTATCATGACACTTTTTTGTGTGCCCAGTTACTTTGCCATTCAAAGTACCATCATGGAGGAAAAATACAAAGCAACCCAAGAAATTCTTGAGTGGGTTGAAGCGCATGAAAAAAGTATTTTTGCTAAAGAGAGTTTTGATATTCCTCGCAGTGTGCGGTTCCATCTCAATATTTACGATGACGCTCATAAGCTCATGTATCAGGGAATTCAGCAAAATTTTGATGACTTGAACTTTAAAGTACGCGTTATTTATCCTTTTTTGTATTATCAAAAAGAGATTAAAACAGACACTGAACTTGTTTTTCTTGTCGTGGAGATGCAACTCAATTACGCCAAAATTATTTTTGTGACGACGATGCTCTTTTTTATTGTGCTTTTTTTAGTCTATTTGATGAGTAATCTTTTTGTCAATTCCAGCATCTATCCTTATCAAAAGATGCAACGCTATATGAATGATTTTTTCAATGATTCGATGCATGAGCTTAAAACACCTCTTGGGGTTATTAATATCAACGTTGAATTACTTTCAAGTTATGTAACCTCTTCAAAGCATCTTCAGCGCATTAAAGCAGCAACAAAACAGATGCAGATGACGTATGAAGATGTGGAGTATTACATTAAGCACAAAAAGCTTGTTTATGCCAAAGAGCCGATCAATCTTTCTGAGTATTTGGGGCTTAGGATTGCTTTTTTTGAAGATATTGCTGTCTCAAAATCTATCGTACTCGAATACGAGATAGAGCCAGATATGATGATTTATATCAGTAAAGTAGAATTGCAACGCATTATTGACAATACGCTTTCCAATGCTATCAAATACTCTTTTTTCCAAGGTAAAGTAGAGATCAATCTTGCCAGAAAAGATGATGAACATTGTGTGCTCTGTTTTCATGATTACGGACAAGGTATTAAAGATCTTTACAAAGTATTTCAACGCTTTGAGCGGGAAGACTCTGTGCAAGGTGGCTTTGGATTAGGGCTTAATATCGTGCAAAATATTTGCAATAAAAATGACATTGATATAGAAATAGAGTCTTATGAAAACAAAGGCTCGCGTTTTACATATATTTTTAAACTTGATAAAAAGAAGCTGCTGGATACTGTTGATAATGAAGCAACAAAGGGTGAAATATGA
- a CDS encoding response regulator transcription factor translates to MKILLLEDDYNYNESIKEYLELLGYEVDAFFDGESALDAIMQKCYYLFLLDVKVPKISGHELIQYIKEANITTPIIIITSLVDIDNIAIGYELGCNDYLKKPFELKELELRVKELIKKHYQTSTAGEFQLGCGFIFNFETGDLRKGDKIVSLTSKEQDLVRFLIRRKNTFCDIELIRENVWEGKEISYADIRMYIRKIRLKVDEEEFIKSSRGLGYKIDVIV, encoded by the coding sequence ATGAAAATTTTATTGTTAGAAGATGACTACAATTACAATGAGAGCATTAAGGAGTACTTAGAGCTTTTAGGGTATGAAGTCGATGCCTTTTTTGATGGCGAGAGTGCGCTTGATGCCATTATGCAAAAGTGCTACTATCTTTTTTTGCTTGATGTTAAAGTGCCAAAAATCAGTGGTCACGAATTGATTCAATACATTAAAGAAGCCAATATTACCACACCGATTATTATCATTACTTCTTTAGTCGATATTGATAATATTGCTATTGGTTATGAACTTGGGTGTAATGATTACCTTAAAAAACCTTTTGAGCTTAAAGAGCTTGAGCTTCGCGTGAAAGAGCTCATTAAAAAACATTATCAAACCAGTACGGCGGGCGAGTTTCAATTGGGATGTGGATTTATCTTCAATTTTGAGACAGGTGATCTTAGAAAAGGCGATAAAATTGTCTCTTTAACCTCTAAGGAACAAGATCTTGTACGTTTTTTGATTCGCAGGAAAAATACGTTTTGTGACATCGAGCTTATTCGTGAAAATGTTTGGGAAGGCAAAGAGATCAGTTATGCCGATATTCGTATGTATATAAGAAAAATCAGGCTTAAAGTAGATGAAGAGGAGTTTATAAAATCTTCTCGAGGTTTAGGATACAAGATCGATGTTATCGTATAA
- the nrfD gene encoding NrfD/PsrC family molybdoenzyme membrane anchor subunit, giving the protein MSPMWGSVEQYSTIHWSWAIAIYLFLAGLSSGSIIVALLVKWNRHERSNSSIWDAMIKAGAVVAPTAIFLGLFLLVIDLGRPFSFYWLLVRYNITSVMSLGVLFLLIYTPIVVVFMLLVFERNVIKHPILAPLEGLINLVKSFHSYAKIIEYFLFVAALCVGSYTGFLLSALYAIPLWNSPLLPVLFLTSSLSSGVAVNILIGLLFFKSTINTESIKYLLVLDTRVILTELPLLALFFIGMFYAGGDAPQAARMALTEGFWAGIFWLGVIGVGLGLPLLTVIVALRSHVYRVGYIIINSMVVILGVLMLRYYIIYAGQIYLG; this is encoded by the coding sequence ATGAGTCCTATGTGGGGAAGTGTGGAGCAATACAGCACGATTCATTGGTCATGGGCGATTGCGATTTATCTCTTTTTAGCCGGTCTTAGTTCGGGCTCAATTATTGTGGCACTATTGGTAAAGTGGAATCGCCATGAACGCAGTAACTCTTCCATTTGGGATGCGATGATCAAAGCGGGTGCGGTGGTTGCTCCTACTGCGATCTTTTTAGGATTGTTTCTATTAGTCATTGATCTTGGGCGTCCTTTTTCATTTTATTGGCTTTTAGTACGTTATAACATCACATCGGTGATGAGTTTAGGCGTGCTCTTCTTGCTCATCTATACGCCGATAGTTGTGGTTTTCATGTTGCTTGTTTTTGAGCGAAATGTCATAAAACACCCCATTTTAGCACCTTTAGAAGGGCTGATTAATCTCGTGAAAAGTTTCCACTCTTATGCTAAAATCATCGAATATTTTCTCTTTGTAGCAGCTCTGTGTGTTGGCTCATATACTGGTTTTTTACTCTCGGCACTGTATGCTATACCTTTATGGAATAGCCCACTTTTGCCTGTTCTGTTTTTAACATCCAGTCTCTCTTCGGGTGTTGCGGTGAATATTTTAATCGGATTGCTGTTTTTCAAAAGTACAATCAATACCGAAAGTATCAAATATCTTTTAGTGCTGGATACAAGGGTTATATTAACAGAGCTTCCTCTTTTAGCCCTTTTCTTTATTGGGATGTTTTACGCAGGTGGAGATGCCCCTCAAGCTGCTAGAATGGCACTAACAGAGGGTTTTTGGGCAGGCATTTTTTGGCTAGGGGTCATAGGTGTTGGATTAGGTTTACCTCTATTAACCGTTATTGTGGCTCTTCGCAGCCACGTCTACCGTGTAGGGTATATTATCATTAACTCAATGGTCGTTATTTTGGGCGTTTTGATGCTTCGTTACTACATTATTTACGCAGGACAAATTTATCTTGGTTAA
- a CDS encoding 4Fe-4S dicluster domain-containing protein yields the protein MPKQYRLLYDENLCIGCQACSVACRVENSVPDNFFRLQVHVQTKGVFPNLGMSYERLSCMMCENPPCVSVCPTHASFQSKDGLVHIDEKTCITCKYCILACPYHARFVNPLKNVVEKCTFCYDTRVSKELLPACVSTCPTEALSFGDMRQKGSLVEQKSQKEVLVFPKAHLGTKPKVAFIPSRKGVKV from the coding sequence ATGCCAAAACAGTATCGACTTCTTTATGATGAAAACCTTTGCATCGGATGCCAAGCATGCAGTGTTGCCTGTCGAGTAGAAAACAGTGTTCCCGATAATTTCTTTAGGCTACAAGTGCATGTACAGACCAAAGGGGTATTTCCTAATCTTGGGATGAGCTATGAGAGGCTTTCTTGCATGATGTGTGAAAACCCTCCTTGTGTAAGTGTTTGCCCCACACATGCTTCCTTTCAGAGCAAAGATGGATTGGTTCACATTGATGAGAAAACGTGCATTACATGTAAATATTGCATTCTTGCATGCCCGTACCATGCACGTTTTGTCAATCCTCTTAAAAATGTGGTTGAGAAGTGTACTTTTTGTTATGACACACGTGTATCCAAAGAGCTTTTACCCGCTTGCGTCAGCACCTGTCCCACAGAAGCCCTCAGTTTTGGAGATATGAGACAAAAAGGCTCTTTAGTAGAGCAAAAATCGCAAAAAGAGGTACTTGTATTTCCAAAAGCACATCTTGGAACCAAGCCAAAAGTGGCTTTTATTCCAAGTCGCAAAGGAGTAAAAGTATGA
- the phsA gene encoding thiosulfate reductase PhsA encodes MAYLQARRDFLKIATTGVATTVVIPGSLGALGEVALKSEDKFIRSICEMCSSRCPMEARVVNGKTVLLQGNPFAKEMGTSLCAKGVAGASQLYDTQRLVKPLIRLGKRGENKWREASWEEALSLVAGRLSALRERYGARSVIFSAKTGEQYDLLRSFASAFGSPNVFSHWSSCPIAIESAFEHTFGEKLHRDFENANYILNFGHNLFEGLDIPLTKAMAHFSANPSKKLVVLDPRFSVIASKANEWHPINPGSDLAFVLALLHVWIRDAKYDKKFVEQYTIGFEALAQSVKETTPQWQQTLTGIDAKVVERIAEEIYAASPKCIIDWGHKATTTKAEYQRSRAILIANILMGNVEREGGIYFAKTAERINAFAKEMIVPVLNDPYPRPLVNEKRLDGAGEEGSANRFVSKRHGSLTAIPEAILAQTPYEIKGWFLTRHNPLVTVAHPQKMKEAMEQLEFIVVNDIYLSDTAMMADVVLPEATYLERDEGISKIAFKTPCYAMRNRIVEPLHQNRSAIEIVRELAERMGFGSHFVWRTVAELRAFQAKGDSVLLETLLRRGVASFDVPELFARESVFVERFCERHPKCNSLLDSNGLLSSMLTQLKTPSGKIEIFCKTVEKAFKGYGVPSAVDMDVKQGYPYVLTSGKSAVHTNGHTQNIPYLNMLMSDNPIWMNPLTAKEHGLKQGDTFYLKNGISKEKGTVFITEGIRPDTLFAYMGFGRDAPMMKRTHGKGMNPSKLLSLQSATLCGAMITNVGVEILKA; translated from the coding sequence ATGGCATATCTCCAAGCGCGAAGAGACTTCTTAAAGATAGCAACAACGGGTGTAGCCACCACTGTTGTGATACCTGGAAGCTTGGGTGCCTTAGGAGAAGTTGCTCTTAAAAGTGAAGATAAATTTATTCGCTCCATCTGTGAAATGTGTAGTAGCCGTTGTCCTATGGAGGCACGTGTGGTGAATGGTAAAACCGTCTTGTTGCAAGGAAACCCTTTTGCTAAAGAGATGGGAACGAGCTTATGCGCTAAAGGTGTTGCGGGCGCATCTCAACTCTATGATACGCAAAGGTTGGTTAAACCACTGATCCGTTTGGGAAAAAGAGGCGAAAATAAGTGGAGAGAAGCAAGTTGGGAGGAAGCGCTTAGTCTTGTAGCTGGAAGACTCAGTGCGCTAAGAGAGCGTTATGGTGCTCGTAGTGTCATTTTCTCGGCTAAAACAGGCGAGCAATATGACCTTTTGCGCTCTTTTGCTTCAGCCTTTGGCTCACCCAATGTTTTTTCGCATTGGAGCTCTTGTCCCATTGCGATTGAAAGTGCTTTTGAACACACTTTTGGCGAAAAGTTACACCGTGATTTTGAAAACGCAAACTACATTCTTAACTTTGGACATAATCTTTTTGAGGGCTTAGATATACCTCTTACCAAAGCGATGGCACATTTTTCAGCCAATCCTTCCAAAAAATTAGTGGTACTTGACCCACGTTTTTCTGTGATCGCTTCAAAAGCCAACGAGTGGCATCCGATCAACCCTGGAAGCGATTTAGCCTTTGTTCTAGCCCTTTTACATGTATGGATCAGGGATGCTAAATATGACAAAAAATTTGTCGAGCAGTATACAATTGGTTTTGAGGCATTAGCGCAATCGGTTAAAGAAACGACACCTCAGTGGCAACAAACACTCACCGGCATTGATGCAAAGGTTGTAGAACGGATTGCCGAAGAGATTTACGCAGCTTCGCCTAAATGTATTATCGACTGGGGGCACAAAGCAACGACAACCAAAGCGGAGTATCAGCGAAGCAGGGCCATTTTGATCGCCAATATTTTGATGGGCAATGTTGAAAGAGAAGGTGGCATCTATTTTGCAAAAACAGCTGAACGTATCAATGCTTTTGCCAAAGAGATGATCGTACCCGTACTGAATGATCCCTATCCTAGACCTTTGGTCAACGAAAAACGCCTTGATGGCGCAGGAGAAGAAGGAAGTGCAAACCGCTTTGTCTCTAAAAGACATGGCTCTTTAACGGCTATTCCTGAAGCTATTCTTGCCCAAACGCCTTATGAAATTAAAGGATGGTTTTTAACCAGACATAACCCTTTGGTCACTGTCGCACATCCACAAAAGATGAAAGAGGCAATGGAGCAACTTGAATTTATTGTGGTCAATGACATTTATCTCTCAGATACGGCAATGATGGCAGATGTTGTTTTGCCTGAAGCCACTTATTTAGAGCGAGATGAGGGGATTAGCAAAATTGCATTTAAAACACCGTGTTATGCGATGCGTAATCGCATTGTAGAACCACTGCATCAGAATAGAAGTGCTATTGAAATTGTAAGAGAGTTAGCGGAACGAATGGGATTTGGTAGTCACTTCGTATGGCGAACTGTTGCAGAGTTACGCGCTTTTCAAGCCAAAGGCGATAGCGTGCTATTGGAAACACTGTTAAGGCGAGGCGTTGCTTCGTTTGATGTTCCTGAATTGTTTGCAAGAGAGAGCGTTTTTGTGGAACGGTTTTGCGAGCGTCATCCCAAATGTAATTCTTTGCTAGATAGCAATGGTCTTTTAAGCTCTATGCTTACACAGCTCAAAACACCTTCTGGCAAGATCGAGATTTTTTGTAAAACGGTGGAGAAGGCATTTAAAGGCTATGGTGTTCCAAGTGCGGTAGATATGGATGTAAAACAAGGCTATCCGTATGTTTTAACCAGCGGAAAGAGTGCGGTACATACAAATGGACATACTCAAAATATTCCTTATTTGAATATGTTAATGTCCGATAATCCGATCTGGATGAACCCACTAACCGCTAAAGAGCACGGACTGAAACAAGGCGATACTTTTTACCTCAAAAATGGTATTTCAAAAGAGAAAGGAACTGTTTTTATCACCGAAGGTATTCGTCCTGATACGCTCTTTGCTTATATGGGATTTGGCAGAGATGCACCGATGATGAAGCGAACACATGGCAAAGGAATGAATCCTTCAAAGCTTTTATCACTGCAAAGTGCCACATTGTGTGGGGCAATGATCACCAATGTTGGTGTCGAAATACTAAAAGCATAA
- a CDS encoding EAL domain-containing protein yields the protein MKLINYTYETPESLEKFIRTYFRPNDHLLVQLFCGDVDRIKITQILHFLKRNFPHCVIIGASTAGEIKSGRIKTASIQISFTQLEKSSAKVYYFADVNFESGQKAASSILEKDTKVCIALAHPFGEDDSEDFIEGFNSIRADIPLSGGNAADDFLFQSAFVICEDQILDQGIVIATLSGKNLHVNNVYSLPWTQIGKELTITKSDGNTVYEIDYKPVKEVYQHYLGKDILQNLPNSAIEFPFVKVSDDINVCRSLIGCNDDGSLVFAGHLNEGDKVCFSMGNVEDMMDRAIFMQTQINEKPTEAILIYSCSARKLFLQEQLNYEFGLLQQIAPTAGFFTYGEFFHSEHKNQLLNVTTTVLTLSESDYIVSHTLGEKPEVNCSMLKSLTHLVNTTQHELDVNLNSLNQYKMILDQSAIVSKMDTSGNITYVNDAFCRVTGLSKEEILGSQHSRFRHPNSDVSVYRDLWGALQKREIWSGVLQCINPIGETFYIKSTLMPFLDEKGNIVEYITSSINITELILKEQLIEKHFKDELTGFGNREALFHRIRLDAKEKLLILLNLVGFSEINDYLGYDVGDELLKQIALFLMDTFDNHPDVVFRINGDEFAVLLCQNDGRLLANVHDKIKKMVHNLEKKVFTIKGYEVVVRLNVGVAQGDNDEIYMQSHIALKEAKIHNHAITFYDINEALKAKTRQNLQIIQKIRTAIENDRIVPFFQGIYDNKLHKITKYEVLMRLQEEDGSYLSPYYFLDQAKKTRLYEKLTKIMINKSFDYLKDFKVDFSINLTKGDILSTSVKECLYSNLKKYQCAHRVIIEIVESEGIENFGEITAFIHEVKKLGCRIAIDDFGTGYSNFAYLVKLKVDIIKIDGSLIKDIDTNETSAMTVETIISFAQKMGYITVAEFVDKMSVQQKLQSLHVDFSQGYLFSKPNPIISL from the coding sequence GTGAAGTTAATTAACTATACCTACGAAACACCAGAGTCATTAGAAAAATTCATTAGAACCTATTTTAGACCTAATGATCATTTGCTGGTGCAACTTTTTTGTGGTGATGTTGATAGAATAAAAATAACACAAATCCTTCATTTTCTTAAACGAAATTTTCCTCACTGCGTTATTATTGGTGCAAGTACTGCTGGTGAAATTAAATCAGGTCGCATCAAAACAGCCTCCATTCAAATTAGTTTTACTCAGCTTGAAAAAAGCAGTGCGAAAGTTTACTATTTTGCAGATGTGAACTTTGAAAGTGGTCAAAAGGCCGCCTCTTCTATTTTAGAGAAAGATACAAAGGTTTGTATTGCGTTAGCACATCCTTTTGGCGAGGACGATAGTGAAGATTTTATCGAAGGATTTAATAGCATAAGAGCTGATATACCTCTCTCTGGCGGCAATGCTGCTGATGATTTTTTATTTCAAAGCGCTTTTGTTATTTGTGAAGATCAGATTTTAGACCAAGGTATTGTCATTGCAACGTTGAGTGGCAAGAACTTACATGTAAACAATGTTTATTCATTGCCATGGACACAAATTGGTAAAGAACTAACGATTACAAAATCCGATGGCAATACTGTTTATGAGATTGATTATAAACCCGTGAAAGAGGTGTATCAACACTATTTGGGTAAAGATATTTTACAAAATCTTCCTAACAGCGCCATAGAGTTTCCTTTTGTCAAAGTAAGTGATGACATAAATGTGTGCCGCTCACTGATTGGTTGCAATGATGATGGTTCATTGGTCTTTGCAGGTCATTTAAATGAGGGTGATAAAGTCTGTTTTTCGATGGGAAATGTAGAAGACATGATGGATCGAGCCATCTTTATGCAAACACAAATCAATGAAAAACCCACCGAAGCCATTTTGATTTACTCTTGTAGTGCGCGAAAGCTTTTTCTGCAAGAACAACTCAATTATGAGTTTGGACTTTTACAGCAAATTGCTCCAACAGCGGGTTTTTTCACTTATGGAGAGTTTTTTCACTCAGAGCATAAAAATCAACTGCTCAATGTTACAACCACGGTATTAACACTGAGTGAATCAGACTATATCGTCTCTCATACGTTAGGTGAAAAACCAGAAGTCAACTGCTCAATGCTCAAGTCTTTAACACATCTTGTCAATACAACACAACATGAACTTGATGTCAATCTCAACTCTTTGAATCAGTATAAGATGATATTAGACCAAAGTGCAATTGTCTCCAAAATGGATACAAGCGGTAATATTACCTATGTCAATGATGCTTTTTGTAGGGTGACAGGTTTAAGTAAAGAAGAGATTTTAGGAAGTCAACACAGCCGGTTTCGGCATCCAAATTCAGATGTATCTGTATATAGAGATCTTTGGGGCGCTCTTCAAAAAAGGGAGATTTGGAGTGGGGTTCTTCAATGTATCAATCCTATAGGAGAAACATTTTATATTAAAAGCACACTCATGCCTTTTTTAGATGAGAAAGGCAATATCGTTGAGTATATTACCAGTAGCATCAATATTACTGAGCTGATTTTAAAAGAGCAGTTGATTGAAAAGCATTTTAAAGATGAATTAACGGGTTTTGGAAATCGTGAAGCGTTGTTCCATCGCATTCGTTTGGATGCCAAAGAAAAGCTTTTGATTTTGCTCAATCTTGTAGGATTCTCTGAGATTAATGACTACTTAGGCTATGATGTAGGCGATGAGCTTTTAAAGCAAATTGCTCTGTTTTTAATGGATACGTTTGATAATCACCCCGATGTGGTTTTTCGTATCAATGGCGATGAATTTGCAGTGCTACTGTGTCAAAATGATGGAAGACTGCTTGCTAATGTGCATGACAAAATTAAAAAAATGGTTCATAATTTAGAGAAAAAAGTCTTTACGATTAAGGGTTATGAAGTGGTTGTTAGGCTTAATGTAGGCGTAGCACAAGGCGATAATGATGAGATCTATATGCAATCACATATAGCGCTTAAAGAGGCAAAAATACATAATCACGCCATTACATTTTATGACATCAATGAAGCTTTAAAAGCAAAAACAAGACAAAATTTGCAAATCATTCAAAAGATTCGCACGGCGATAGAAAATGACCGCATTGTGCCATTCTTTCAAGGAATTTATGACAATAAACTGCATAAAATTACTAAATACGAAGTTTTAATGCGCCTGCAGGAAGAGGATGGAAGTTATCTTAGTCCTTATTACTTTTTGGATCAAGCTAAAAAAACACGCCTTTATGAAAAATTGACCAAGATTATGATCAACAAATCATTTGACTATCTCAAAGACTTTAAGGTGGATTTTTCGATCAATCTTACCAAGGGAGATATCCTCTCAACTTCCGTGAAAGAGTGTTTGTATAGCAATCTCAAAAAATATCAGTGTGCCCATCGGGTCATTATAGAAATTGTAGAATCAGAGGGTATTGAAAATTTTGGTGAGATTACAGCTTTCATTCATGAGGTTAAAAAGCTTGGATGTCGCATCGCGATTGATGACTTTGGCACAGGCTATTCTAACTTTGCCTACTTGGTGAAATTGAAGGTTGACATCATTAAGATTGATGGCTCTTTGATTAAAGATATTGATACCAACGAAACAAGTGCCATGACCGTAGAGACGATTATCTCTTTTGCGCAAAAAATGGGATATATCACGGTTGCTGAATTTGTGGACAAAATGAGTGTTCAACAAAAACTTCAGAGTTTACATGTAGACTTTTCGCAAGGCTACCTCTTTAGTAAACCGAACCCAATCATTTCACTTTGA
- the nrfD gene encoding NrfD/PsrC family molybdoenzyme membrane anchor subunit: protein MNQIWGSMEQYNTVVWHWPIAVYLFLAGLSAGAIISAIVIKWMKGNDVSPWDGIIKAGAILAPVTIGVGLLLLITDLTRPLMFWKLLIHYNFGSVMTLGVLALFVYFPVVLLFLLGVFKKELVENGPFKFLAPIADLALSQAKLIESVTLVLAVGVGAYTGFLLSAMNSFPLLNTPILPALFLASGVSAGISANLVVGLLFFNSSTNEGNVSYLHGLDVKVIFAELFFLFILFVGMMYQGGATAHVAKAALSTGGLSTLLWFGVIGLGLILPIGLNFALPHGVKHSQGFVIFNALIVLVGVMALRYYILYAGQTFVG from the coding sequence ATGAATCAGATCTGGGGCTCAATGGAGCAATATAACACAGTCGTATGGCATTGGCCAATTGCGGTTTATCTCTTTTTAGCAGGTCTCTCTGCGGGAGCTATAATTTCTGCTATCGTGATTAAGTGGATGAAAGGTAATGATGTCTCTCCATGGGATGGTATCATTAAAGCAGGCGCAATTCTAGCTCCTGTAACTATTGGGGTAGGTTTGTTACTTTTAATTACTGACCTTACACGCCCATTGATGTTTTGGAAATTGTTGATTCACTATAACTTTGGCTCAGTCATGACTTTGGGTGTTTTAGCACTGTTTGTTTATTTTCCTGTCGTTCTTCTCTTTTTACTGGGTGTCTTTAAAAAAGAGTTGGTTGAAAATGGACCGTTTAAATTCTTAGCTCCAATTGCAGACCTAGCACTTTCTCAAGCGAAGTTGATTGAGAGTGTGACACTGGTTTTAGCCGTAGGTGTTGGTGCGTATACAGGTTTCTTGCTTTCAGCGATGAACAGCTTCCCGTTACTTAACACACCAATTCTTCCAGCGCTTTTCTTAGCTTCGGGTGTATCGGCTGGTATTTCTGCAAACTTGGTAGTAGGGCTTCTTTTCTTTAATAGCTCTACGAATGAGGGTAATGTGAGTTATCTGCATGGTTTAGATGTCAAAGTGATTTTTGCTGAACTTTTCTTCCTCTTTATCCTCTTTGTAGGTATGATGTATCAAGGAGGGGCTACGGCACATGTCGCAAAAGCAGCACTCAGTACAGGAGGTCTTTCAACCTTGCTTTGGTTCGGTGTTATTGGTCTAGGATTGATTTTACCAATCGGACTGAATTTTGCATTGCCTCATGGGGTTAAACACTCTCAAGGCTTTGTCATTTTCAATGCGCTCATCGTTCTTGTAGGTGTTATGGCACTTCGTTATTATATTCTCTATGCAGGTCAAACCTTCGTCGGATAA